A segment of the Chloroflexota bacterium genome:
CTCCTTTGGTCTTTGCATATTAAGCCCCATATGGGGCCGCTCAGTGTTGTAGACGTGGAGGTAATGCTGGAACCACCGGTTCAGTTCATTGATATCCTCTGGCTC
Coding sequences within it:
- a CDS encoding integrase core domain-containing protein, giving the protein EPEDINELNRWFQHYLHVYNTERPHMGLNMQRPKEAIALYQKS